A genomic stretch from Microbacterium faecale includes:
- a CDS encoding AAA family ATPase codes for MRDSSNEDGLHATIHPDGSAVLVVDETPHQIPTTHAEDARREIVRLTAGIARQLGAPTRVIVTEPDGEWPLVVDGDERVEYAAGEPAPVQMTPPPPRPAAADTGPSYVPAGRAGDAGPVRTGSSAPDDDPADGSVSTADFDNRRANRETFLTSELESDAREEPATRGFRGAMTRMGIRMGPGAEERAERADQMSVAQHWPGPRTIAVVNGKGGSGKTPTTILLSAVFARLGGAGVLSWDNNQTRGTLGWRTEQGPHDGTLHDMLEAAEHLLSADAQAADVAKFVHHQRQDRFDVLRSQPIALASEQRVSAEDVDRIHSVAARYYRLIVMDSGNDESDPLWQRMIDRTDQLVVATTTRDEHAEAGALLLDALADRDEHSARLAANAVTIVSQADQKAPANEVRRVVDGYRKLTRDVVQIPFDPAMIDGHLHFGALRPETQRAWLAAAATISRGLTGAA; via the coding sequence ATGCGCGACAGCTCGAACGAGGACGGGCTCCACGCCACGATCCACCCGGATGGGTCCGCAGTCCTCGTCGTCGACGAGACGCCGCATCAGATCCCAACGACGCACGCCGAGGACGCACGCCGCGAGATCGTGCGCCTCACCGCCGGGATCGCCCGGCAGCTGGGCGCCCCGACGCGCGTCATCGTCACCGAGCCCGACGGCGAGTGGCCGCTCGTGGTCGACGGCGACGAGCGTGTCGAGTACGCCGCGGGGGAGCCGGCGCCGGTGCAGATGACGCCGCCTCCGCCCCGCCCGGCCGCCGCGGACACGGGGCCGTCGTACGTCCCCGCCGGCCGCGCCGGCGATGCCGGCCCGGTGCGCACGGGATCCAGCGCACCCGACGACGATCCGGCCGACGGCAGCGTGTCGACTGCCGATTTCGATAACCGCCGTGCGAACCGCGAGACGTTCCTCACGAGCGAACTCGAGAGCGACGCGCGCGAAGAGCCCGCCACGCGCGGCTTCCGTGGCGCGATGACCCGCATGGGGATCCGCATGGGTCCGGGCGCGGAGGAGCGCGCCGAGCGCGCGGACCAGATGTCGGTCGCGCAGCACTGGCCGGGACCGCGCACGATCGCCGTCGTGAACGGCAAGGGCGGATCCGGAAAGACCCCCACCACGATCCTGCTCAGTGCCGTGTTCGCGCGGCTCGGCGGCGCAGGGGTCCTGTCGTGGGACAACAACCAGACGCGCGGCACGCTCGGCTGGCGCACGGAGCAGGGCCCGCACGACGGCACGCTGCACGACATGCTCGAGGCGGCGGAGCATCTGCTGTCCGCGGACGCGCAGGCGGCCGATGTGGCGAAGTTCGTGCACCACCAGCGACAGGACCGGTTCGATGTGCTGCGGTCGCAGCCGATCGCTCTCGCGTCGGAGCAGCGCGTCTCGGCGGAGGACGTCGACCGCATCCACTCCGTCGCCGCGCGCTACTACCGCCTCATCGTGATGGACTCGGGCAACGACGAGTCGGATCCGCTGTGGCAGCGCATGATCGACCGCACCGATCAGCTGGTCGTCGCCACGACGACACGCGACGAGCACGCCGAGGCGGGCGCGCTGTTGCTCGATGCACTGGCCGATCGCGACGAGCACTCGGCGCGCCTCGCGGCGAACGCGGTGACGATCGTGAGCCAGGCCGACCAGAAGGCGCCGGCGAACGAGGTCCGGCGCGTGGTCGACGGATACCGCAAGCTGACGCGCGACGTCGTGCAGATCCCGTTCGACCCCGCGATGATCGACGGTCACCTGCACTTCGGCGCCCTGCGGCCGGAGACTCAGCGCGCGTGGCTCGCGGCCGCGGCGACGATCTCCCGCGGCCTCACCGGCGCCGCCTGA